The Desmonostoc muscorum LEGE 12446 genome includes a region encoding these proteins:
- a CDS encoding glycosyltransferase — protein sequence MKNGNNKKHYIYFIGEELPQPEAHLVQSTNAANAAANLGYSAVLVYLDKKINPSNLINLARPFQPKKTPTELIKYYNLHDKLKVAPLPMPWPIDHFPSKFTDSNTIACKYYLPFHILPTTKIVHSRNWNFIKAAIKNGVPAIYEHHHHEEKPFEPEIVNNPLLQITITVVETIRESMIKNGMPPEKVITLHNGFNRLFMERQPQKAAEWRQKLLRDESQKLVVYAGAIQQFKGIDVLIEVAQEMPNVQFACAGGKPTEVEYYQKLVKEKQVHNIKFLGYVLQNELASLLQAADVLAHPHCSGKAATFTSPLKLFDYFASGTPIVATEIPSLIEFQNTQAIAAWCEPDNPSKFAESLKRVLETHPRKIEGYPNSIEFVKQFSWENRAAKILNYVDKSLLQPLEKPI from the coding sequence ATGAAAAATGGTAATAATAAAAAACACTATATTTACTTCATTGGGGAAGAACTGCCCCAGCCAGAGGCTCATTTAGTCCAATCTACAAATGCTGCTAATGCCGCCGCCAACTTGGGTTATTCCGCAGTTTTGGTATACCTGGACAAAAAAATAAATCCCAGTAACCTAATTAATTTAGCGCGTCCTTTTCAACCGAAAAAAACACCAACCGAACTTATTAAATATTACAACCTCCATGACAAATTAAAAGTTGCGCCCTTACCGATGCCTTGGCCAATTGACCATTTCCCCAGCAAATTCACCGATTCTAACACCATCGCCTGCAAATATTATTTACCCTTTCACATACTTCCAACTACCAAAATTGTCCACAGCCGCAACTGGAATTTTATCAAAGCTGCTATTAAAAATGGTGTTCCAGCAATTTACGAACATCACCACCACGAAGAAAAACCATTTGAGCCAGAAATAGTCAACAATCCGCTGTTACAAATTACCATCACAGTTGTAGAAACTATCCGCGAAAGCATGATTAAAAATGGTATGCCGCCAGAAAAAGTGATTACGCTGCACAACGGTTTTAATCGCTTATTTATGGAGCGACAACCACAAAAAGCAGCAGAATGGCGTCAAAAGCTCTTGCGAGACGAAAGCCAAAAATTAGTAGTTTATGCAGGAGCCATACAGCAATTTAAAGGTATTGATGTATTAATTGAAGTAGCTCAAGAAATGCCAAATGTGCAATTTGCCTGTGCAGGCGGTAAACCAACAGAAGTCGAATACTATCAAAAATTAGTCAAAGAAAAACAAGTTCACAACATTAAATTTTTGGGTTATGTCTTACAGAACGAATTAGCATCTTTGTTACAAGCAGCAGATGTTTTAGCTCACCCCCATTGTTCAGGAAAAGCCGCAACTTTTACATCTCCCTTAAAATTGTTTGACTATTTCGCCTCAGGGACTCCCATCGTTGCTACAGAAATTCCATCATTAATTGAGTTCCAAAATACCCAAGCCATAGCTGCTTGGTGTGAACCAGATAACCCCAGCAAATTTGCCGAAAGTTTAAAGCGAGTCCTAGAAACTCATCCCCGAAAAATAGAAGGTTACCCAAATAGCATCGAATTTGTAAAACAATTCTCTTGGGAAAACAGAGCCGCAAAAATCCTAAATTACGTCGATAAATCTCTACTTCAACCGCTAGAAAAACCCATCTAA
- a CDS encoding ABC transporter ATP-binding protein, whose translation MSTRKLLLRFAKPYPGLILLTILLGFSGALFNGISTALIVPIVLKIVGQEVDLTTAPPILRRMISPFDNTPENYRIGVMAGAIIFTIILKNLATYASALASSSLTRKLTADMRESGLKLLLEIDIDYYAKTKVGDLINRLGGEIGRAASAVGSTVKIVILGITILVFVGLLLSISWQLTIAATLLLSLVTLVNQYAISRSKIFGKMLSEMSKAYSISVLETLNGIRLVKATGNEEKEYERIKKLIRDRELADFRSQVNSEAITPIGEVMGITALLLIVILSKTFFANEISSLSTVLLTYLLVLLRVLPLLSQLNTIRSNFASTAASVDVANEFLSLDDKPFMGNGKLPYTKLQEGVSFNSLCFAYPGHEKLVLKDVNLYLPRGTTLALVGGSGAGKSTIADLLPRFYDPIAGAITIDGIDLRQFDVVSLRRRMGIVSQDTFLFNDSVKNNIAYGCPEATDDEIITATKRANAYEFISKLPQGFDTLIGDRGVMLSGGQRQRLAIARALVQNPEILILDEATSALDTVSERLVQAALDELSRDRTTLVIAHRLSTVQKANQIAVLDQGQVVEVGTHEELLQKGGYYSRLYSMQFAERPENVAKQNQSLLRISHEIRTQLNSMIGFLRLLLDDLVDDAEERQELIEDSYKSAWRILNTIDVFDDVINSQIRGQILSISDQNQNVISIHYQTFNQISVEFRTSLNLIISSLRSLSDNLIYSLEEQIQFISESYESAIYLLDNLEKFEDNIKA comes from the coding sequence ATGTCTACCAGAAAACTACTACTAAGATTCGCAAAACCCTATCCAGGTTTGATTCTGCTGACAATATTGTTAGGATTTTCTGGAGCTTTATTTAATGGGATTAGCACAGCTTTAATTGTGCCGATAGTTTTAAAAATTGTCGGACAAGAAGTAGATTTAACTACTGCGCCTCCCATCCTCAGAAGGATGATATCTCCATTTGATAATACTCCAGAAAATTATCGGATAGGAGTAATGGCTGGGGCAATTATATTCACAATTATTTTAAAAAATTTAGCTACTTATGCTAGCGCATTAGCATCGAGTTCTCTAACTCGCAAGCTGACAGCGGATATGCGAGAATCAGGATTAAAACTATTACTAGAAATTGATATAGATTATTATGCAAAAACGAAAGTTGGTGATTTAATCAACCGTCTTGGTGGAGAAATTGGACGTGCTGCTAGTGCTGTAGGTAGTACAGTTAAAATAGTTATTTTGGGAATCACTATTTTAGTTTTTGTTGGTTTATTGCTGTCAATCTCTTGGCAGTTAACCATTGCGGCTACGCTGTTGTTGTCGTTGGTGACCTTAGTCAATCAGTATGCTATTTCCCGTTCTAAAATTTTTGGGAAGATGCTGAGTGAGATGTCGAAAGCATATTCAATTTCTGTGCTGGAAACTTTGAACGGAATTCGGTTAGTCAAGGCCACAGGAAATGAAGAAAAAGAATACGAACGGATTAAAAAATTAATCCGCGATCGCGAATTAGCAGATTTCCGATCTCAGGTTAACTCAGAAGCAATCACACCCATAGGTGAGGTGATGGGTATTACAGCTTTGTTGCTGATTGTAATTTTGAGTAAAACTTTCTTTGCTAATGAAATTTCTTCGCTTTCTACGGTACTTCTGACATATTTATTAGTGTTGCTGCGAGTATTACCATTACTTTCTCAGCTAAATACTATTCGCAGCAACTTTGCTAGTACCGCCGCCAGCGTGGATGTAGCAAATGAATTTTTAAGTTTGGATGATAAGCCATTCATGGGCAACGGTAAGCTTCCCTACACAAAATTACAAGAGGGAGTATCTTTTAATTCTCTGTGTTTTGCTTACCCTGGTCATGAAAAGTTAGTCCTCAAGGATGTAAATTTATATTTACCGCGTGGCACGACTTTAGCATTAGTAGGCGGTTCTGGTGCTGGAAAATCGACCATAGCAGATCTTTTGCCGAGATTTTACGATCCGATCGCTGGTGCTATTACTATTGACGGCATCGATTTACGGCAATTTGATGTGGTATCCCTGCGTAGGCGCATGGGAATTGTTAGTCAAGATACCTTTCTTTTTAATGATTCAGTAAAAAATAACATCGCCTATGGGTGCCCTGAGGCGACTGATGATGAAATTATTACAGCCACCAAGCGGGCGAATGCTTATGAATTTATTAGCAAATTACCTCAGGGATTTGACACTTTAATTGGCGATCGCGGCGTTATGTTATCTGGCGGACAAAGGCAAAGATTAGCGATCGCCCGCGCATTAGTGCAAAATCCCGAAATTTTGATTTTAGATGAAGCCACCAGCGCTTTAGACACCGTTTCCGAACGCTTAGTACAAGCTGCACTCGATGAACTCAGCCGCGATCGTACCACATTAGTAATTGCTCACCGCCTTTCCACAGTCCAAAAAGCCAATCAAATTGCCGTATTAGATCAAGGACAAGTAGTAGAAGTAGGAACCCATGAAGAACTTTTACAAAAAGGTGGTTATTACTCACGCCTCTACTCAATGCAATTTGCTGAACGTCCTGAAAATGTTGCCAAACAAAATCAAAGCTTACTCCGCATCTCCCACGAAATTCGCACCCAATTAAATTCGATGATTGGATTTTTGCGCTTATTACTTGATGATTTGGTAGATGATGCCGAAGAACGCCAGGAATTAATTGAAGACTCTTACAAATCAGCTTGGAGAATTCTCAACACCATTGATGTTTTTGATGACGTTATTAACTCGCAAATCAGGGGGCAAATCCTTTCAATTTCCGACCAAAATCAGAATGTTATCAGTATTCATTATCAAACTTTTAATCAAATATCAGTTGAATTTCGGACTTCTTTGAATCTCATTATTAGCTCTCTCCGCTCTCTATCAGATAATTTGATATACAGCCTCGAAGAACAAATTCAATTTATTTCTGAAAGTTATGAATCTGCTATATATTTGCTGGATAACTTAGAAAAATTTGAGGATAATATTAAAGCCTAA
- a CDS encoding glycosyltransferase family 4 protein: protein MREKLRISLLVWNLSTNDGFIRASLLKKALISLGYEVQILGFIFGQELYKAISSEDQVYAVNGSNYPGFLKSIRQILKNIDGDIIYAIKPQPASFGVALLNKLYSKIPVILDIDDWELSWYGGDEWRYRPTLNQLARDLLKKDGVLRKPNHPLYLKWMEGLVSQANAVTVHTNFLQQRFGGHYVPNGKDTSLFDPARYNSEESRSRYGLSEYRILMFPGAPRPYKGLEDVLIALDKINQPDLKLVIVGGSPYDNYDEQLQQRWGRWMIKLPNYPADVMPDLVAAAHIVIVPQRDTPETRAQFPLKLTDGMAMAKPVLSTSVGDIPQILGDTGYLVEPGCPEQLAEKIQFIFHNLESANAQGIKARQRCVEHYSIEAMASTLKSVIAQL from the coding sequence ATGAGAGAAAAATTAAGAATATCACTGCTGGTCTGGAATTTATCAACTAACGATGGGTTTATTCGTGCATCTTTATTAAAAAAAGCCCTGATTAGCTTAGGGTATGAAGTGCAAATATTGGGTTTTATATTTGGTCAAGAGTTATACAAAGCAATTTCTTCTGAAGATCAAGTTTATGCTGTCAATGGCTCAAATTATCCAGGTTTTTTGAAATCTATTCGTCAAATTTTAAAAAATATTGATGGAGATATTATTTATGCAATCAAACCTCAGCCAGCAAGTTTTGGTGTTGCACTATTAAATAAACTCTACAGCAAAATACCAGTAATTTTAGATATAGATGACTGGGAACTTAGCTGGTATGGTGGTGACGAATGGCGTTATCGTCCTACACTCAACCAACTAGCTAGAGATTTACTTAAAAAAGATGGAGTTTTGAGGAAACCTAATCATCCTTTGTACTTGAAATGGATGGAAGGTTTAGTGAGTCAAGCTAATGCAGTAACGGTACATACTAACTTTTTGCAGCAGCGTTTTGGCGGTCACTATGTTCCCAACGGTAAGGATACCTCCTTATTTGACCCTGCTCGATACAATTCTGAAGAAAGTAGAAGTCGTTACGGTTTATCTGAATATCGAATTTTAATGTTTCCTGGCGCACCAAGACCTTATAAAGGTTTAGAAGATGTTCTCATAGCACTGGATAAAATTAATCAGCCAGATTTAAAACTGGTGATTGTCGGTGGCAGTCCTTATGATAATTATGATGAACAACTTCAACAACGATGGGGACGCTGGATGATCAAATTACCAAATTATCCAGCTGATGTTATGCCTGATTTAGTAGCGGCTGCTCACATTGTAATTGTTCCACAACGAGATACTCCAGAAACCCGCGCTCAATTTCCCTTGAAGTTGACAGATGGTATGGCAATGGCTAAACCTGTATTATCAACAAGCGTTGGAGATATTCCCCAAATTTTAGGTGACACTGGTTATTTAGTCGAGCCTGGTTGTCCCGAACAACTTGCTGAAAAAATTCAATTTATTTTTCACAATTTAGAGTCAGCAAACGCTCAAGGTATTAAGGCAAGACAAAGATGTGTAGAACACTATAGTATAGAGGCTATGGCTTCTACACTCAAGTCAGTAATTGCCCAGTTATGA
- the gloB gene encoding hydroxyacylglutathione hydrolase, with product MQVIRLEALSDNYIFLLHVDAERLVGRHRQQNIAAVVDPAEPQPVLKKLAELKADLVAIFNTHHHNDHVGGNKRLMEQFPQLIVYGGAEDRGRIPGQQVFLQQGDRVQFADRIAEVIFVPGHTRAHIVYYFPPEKSGETGELFCGDTLFSGGCGKLFEGTPTQMVDSLSKIRSLPDDTRVWCAHEYTLKNLKFALSLDSNNTDLQKYFDQVQAYRNRGEATIPSLLGVEKRTNPFLRWDHPSLQSAVNKSDAVQSFARIREMRDNF from the coding sequence ATGCAAGTAATCCGTCTGGAAGCACTCTCAGACAACTATATATTTTTGTTACACGTAGACGCGGAGCGGCTTGTCGGCAGACATCGCCAACAAAACATCGCTGCTGTTGTCGATCCAGCGGAGCCTCAACCAGTATTAAAGAAACTGGCAGAACTAAAGGCTGATTTGGTAGCGATTTTCAACACCCACCATCATAACGATCATGTGGGTGGTAACAAGCGGTTGATGGAACAATTCCCCCAACTGATAGTTTATGGGGGAGCCGAGGATCGTGGTAGAATTCCCGGACAGCAGGTGTTTTTGCAACAAGGCGATCGCGTGCAGTTTGCAGACCGCATAGCTGAAGTAATCTTCGTTCCTGGACATACTCGCGCTCATATCGTTTACTACTTTCCCCCTGAAAAATCTGGTGAGACGGGCGAATTATTTTGTGGCGATACCTTATTTTCTGGAGGTTGCGGTAAGTTGTTTGAAGGAACGCCGACACAAATGGTAGATTCTTTAAGCAAAATTCGCTCATTACCAGATGATACACGCGTCTGGTGTGCCCACGAATACACTTTAAAAAATCTGAAATTTGCTCTCAGTCTCGATAGCAACAACACAGACTTACAAAAGTACTTCGATCAAGTCCAGGCTTATCGGAATCGAGGAGAAGCCACCATACCCTCGCTGCTGGGAGTCGAGAAACGCACCAATCCCTTTTTACGTTGGGATCACCCGTCATTACAATCAGCTGTTAACAAGAGCGATGCAGTCCAAAGCTTTGCACGGATACGGGAAATGAGAGATAACTTTTAG
- the rplI gene encoding 50S ribosomal protein L9, translating into MAKRVQLVLNKDISKLGKSGDLVEVAPGYARNYLIPQKLATHATPGILKQVERRREQERQRQLELKQQALEQKESLEKVGSLTIPKQVGENEAIFGTITAQDVADAIKAATGQEVDRRGITIPDINHLGTYQAEIKLFSEVTAQIDIQVVAS; encoded by the coding sequence ATGGCGAAGCGCGTGCAGTTAGTTTTAAATAAGGATATCAGCAAGCTGGGCAAATCTGGCGACTTAGTGGAAGTAGCTCCTGGCTACGCTCGTAATTATCTGATTCCTCAGAAATTGGCAACCCATGCCACTCCTGGTATTCTCAAGCAAGTAGAACGCCGTCGGGAACAAGAGCGTCAACGGCAATTAGAACTCAAGCAACAAGCTCTTGAGCAAAAAGAATCTCTAGAAAAAGTTGGCAGCTTGACAATTCCCAAACAAGTTGGTGAAAACGAAGCTATTTTCGGTACAATTACCGCTCAAGATGTTGCAGACGCAATTAAGGCAGCCACCGGTCAAGAAGTAGATCGCCGTGGTATTACCATTCCCGATATTAACCACCTTGGTACTTATCAAGCTGAAATCAAGCTGTTCTCAGAAGTAACAGCGCAAATTGATATTCAAGTCGTGGCTAGTTAA
- the dnaB gene encoding replicative DNA helicase — protein MAEQLSFKGDGSDRLPPQNIEAEEAILGGILLDPEAISRVSDRLVPEAFYISAHKDIYQAAIRLHAQGKPTDLLSVTSWLTDHEILARIGGRNKLATLVDRTVSAVNIDALAGLVMEKYLRRELIKAGNEIVHLGYETETELPIVLDKAEQKVFGVTQERPQSGLVHISDTLINNFQDIEDRNQGIALPGIPCGFYDLDALTSGFQRSDLIIVAARPAMGKTSFSMNIAQYIANYEINIKGDNNIDQRKKLPVAVFSLEMSKEQLTQRLLASEAQIESSYLRSGRLSQTQWEPLSRAIGTLSEMAIYIDDTPNITVTQMRSQARRLQAEQGILGLIVIDYLQLMEGAGDNRVQELSKITRQLKGLARELSVPVIALSQLSRGVEARTNKRPMLSDLRESGSIEQDADLVIMLYRDEYYSPDTPDRGIAEVIIAKHRNGPTGTVKLLFNPQFTKFQNLKL, from the coding sequence ATGGCTGAACAACTGAGTTTTAAAGGTGATGGTAGCGATCGCTTGCCACCCCAAAATATCGAGGCGGAAGAGGCGATTTTGGGTGGTATTTTGCTAGATCCAGAAGCGATTAGTCGAGTTAGCGATCGCCTGGTTCCCGAAGCTTTTTATATTAGCGCTCACAAAGATATTTATCAAGCAGCAATCAGGCTCCACGCACAAGGCAAACCCACAGACTTGCTCTCAGTTACAAGTTGGCTAACTGACCATGAAATACTTGCGCGTATTGGTGGGAGAAATAAATTAGCAACTTTGGTAGACCGCACAGTGTCAGCTGTGAACATTGACGCCTTAGCAGGGTTAGTGATGGAAAAATACCTGCGGCGAGAATTAATTAAAGCTGGCAATGAAATTGTGCATCTTGGTTATGAAACAGAAACCGAATTACCAATTGTTTTAGACAAAGCAGAACAGAAAGTTTTCGGCGTTACTCAAGAGCGTCCGCAATCAGGTTTAGTTCATATTTCTGATACTCTAATTAATAATTTCCAGGATATTGAAGATAGAAATCAAGGCATTGCCTTACCTGGAATTCCCTGCGGATTTTACGATTTAGATGCTCTTACCAGCGGCTTTCAGCGTTCGGATTTAATTATTGTTGCTGCTAGACCTGCAATGGGAAAGACCAGCTTTTCGATGAACATTGCACAATATATTGCCAATTACGAAATTAATATCAAGGGTGATAATAATATTGACCAGCGGAAAAAACTACCAGTTGCTGTTTTTAGTTTGGAAATGTCTAAAGAACAGCTGACACAACGTCTCTTAGCCAGCGAGGCACAAATTGAAAGTAGTTATCTGCGGAGTGGACGCCTTAGCCAAACACAATGGGAACCTTTAAGCCGTGCTATTGGTACTCTTTCTGAGATGGCAATTTATATTGACGATACGCCCAATATTACTGTTACACAAATGCGTAGTCAAGCAAGGCGACTGCAAGCAGAACAAGGAATATTGGGTTTGATTGTCATAGATTACTTGCAATTAATGGAAGGTGCAGGTGATAATCGCGTACAAGAATTATCAAAAATTACGCGTCAACTCAAAGGTTTAGCGCGTGAATTATCTGTACCAGTTATTGCTTTATCTCAGTTGAGTCGGGGTGTGGAAGCACGTACTAATAAACGCCCGATGTTGTCAGATTTGAGAGAATCAGGTTCGATCGAACAAGACGCAGATTTAGTAATCATGTTATATCGAGACGAATATTACTCTCCAGATACTCCCGATCGCGGCATTGCAGAAGTGATAATAGCTAAACACCGTAACGGGCCTACAGGTACTGTGAAACTTTTATTCAATCCACAGTTTACCAAGTTTCAAAATCTTAAACTTTGA
- a CDS encoding FKBP-type peptidyl-prolyl cis-trans isomerase, with the protein MKPIFLSVAFMLVCVVLLVVGQISSKQNTAIADQLTSTPPAATILTENNILIASHIMSDADAVNTPSSDANVVTTPSGLKYVELTEGTGATPERGQTVEVHYVGTLEDGTQFDSSRDRGQPFKFKIGLGQVIKGWDEGLSTMKVGSRRQLIIPPELGYGSRGAGGVIPPNATLLFDVELLGVK; encoded by the coding sequence TTGAAACCAATTTTCCTGAGTGTGGCGTTCATGCTGGTGTGTGTTGTGCTTTTGGTTGTGGGGCAAATAAGCAGTAAACAGAATACTGCCATTGCTGACCAATTAACCTCAACGCCTCCAGCGGCCACAATTCTAACTGAAAACAATATCTTAATTGCGAGTCATATTATGTCTGATGCCGATGCGGTAAACACCCCCTCGTCTGATGCCAATGTCGTAACCACCCCCTCTGGATTAAAATACGTTGAGTTAACAGAGGGGACTGGGGCGACTCCTGAACGTGGACAAACGGTAGAGGTTCACTATGTCGGCACCTTAGAAGATGGTACTCAGTTTGATAGTTCACGCGATCGCGGTCAACCTTTTAAATTTAAAATCGGCCTCGGCCAAGTAATCAAAGGTTGGGACGAAGGACTTAGCACGATGAAAGTAGGGAGTCGTCGTCAGTTAATCATCCCGCCAGAGTTAGGTTATGGTTCTCGTGGTGCTGGTGGCGTAATTCCGCCTAACGCTACCCTGCTATTTGATGTGGAATTGCTAGGAGTTAAGTAG
- a CDS encoding phasin family protein: MDSNNNWLQQLMMVGIGTTSLVAEKLREVSDELVKDGKLNPEQAKAVIDDIAQQLKSEQGNWDVQMQRQMRNMMQDLGVARQSEVDELRGRIDRLERQVRDLENKLWR, from the coding sequence ATGGACAGCAACAACAACTGGTTGCAACAGCTAATGATGGTGGGTATTGGTACAACGTCTTTAGTTGCAGAAAAACTGCGGGAAGTCAGCGATGAATTGGTCAAGGATGGTAAGCTCAATCCTGAACAAGCCAAGGCGGTTATAGATGATATTGCCCAGCAGTTAAAGTCAGAGCAAGGAAACTGGGATGTCCAGATGCAAAGGCAAATGCGAAATATGATGCAGGATTTGGGGGTGGCTCGTCAGTCGGAAGTGGACGAACTTCGGGGTAGAATTGACCGTTTAGAGCGTCAAGTGCGCGATTTAGAAAATAAGCTTTGGCGTTAG
- a CDS encoding TIGR03792 family protein: protein MVIELLKFKVAPDFQENFIQKDAEIWTTALAEYPGFLGKEVWLNPNDASEVIFIIRWETFEHLDGIPEQELEAIEAKFVQALGKFYPIVESANYQVLKGLAD from the coding sequence GTGGTTATAGAACTCCTCAAGTTTAAAGTTGCCCCTGATTTCCAGGAAAATTTTATCCAGAAAGATGCAGAAATTTGGACAACAGCACTGGCTGAGTATCCTGGATTTCTTGGTAAAGAAGTTTGGCTCAACCCCAACGACGCCTCAGAAGTTATCTTCATCATTCGTTGGGAAACTTTTGAACACTTGGATGGAATACCCGAACAAGAATTAGAAGCTATTGAAGCTAAGTTCGTCCAAGCATTAGGAAAGTTCTACCCAATTGTGGAGTCTGCAAACTATCAAGTTTTAAAAGGATTGGCTGACTAG
- a CDS encoding transcription factor RcaD → MDTNELKFLLKLLGFTDYRAGLNAFDAFKTEKNKICKALGDRELVDYTREITTVKILPPGQAVLKDPGQVPIADKELKVLEKIGNASAKIAPSKITSPKAAERDAILEVLSDRGLIEAERGIKKAKAEVWLTQRGIEYLRDDYSPNKGSNPVLSLELLGNYLRFLRKTLRVKPEEVSTALPTINTADKEISDEEILQIIEKLDREKGTDNYLPIFHLRQKLQPPLSRDELDKALYRLQASDRIDLSSLLDPTPYTPEQIDAGILQKVGGSLFFITVN, encoded by the coding sequence ATGGATACTAACGAGTTAAAGTTTCTCTTAAAGTTATTGGGATTTACCGATTATCGAGCAGGGCTTAACGCCTTTGATGCTTTTAAGACTGAGAAAAATAAAATTTGTAAAGCATTAGGCGATCGCGAGCTGGTAGACTATACCCGCGAGATTACCACAGTTAAAATTTTACCGCCTGGTCAAGCGGTACTCAAAGATCCAGGCCAAGTGCCCATCGCAGATAAAGAACTCAAGGTACTAGAGAAGATCGGTAATGCTTCGGCTAAAATCGCTCCCAGCAAAATCACTTCACCGAAAGCTGCGGAACGAGATGCGATATTGGAGGTATTGAGCGATCGGGGTTTGATTGAAGCTGAAAGAGGAATTAAAAAGGCAAAAGCTGAAGTTTGGCTAACCCAACGAGGAATTGAGTATTTACGGGATGATTACAGCCCCAACAAAGGCTCTAACCCAGTCCTCAGCTTGGAATTGCTGGGTAATTACCTACGCTTTTTACGAAAAACTCTGCGGGTGAAGCCAGAGGAAGTTTCTACTGCGCTACCTACCATCAATACCGCTGATAAAGAAATCAGTGATGAAGAAATTTTACAAATTATTGAGAAATTAGACCGAGAAAAGGGTACTGACAATTATTTGCCCATTTTCCATCTGCGGCAAAAATTACAACCGCCATTATCACGGGATGAATTAGATAAGGCTTTATATCGTTTGCAAGCGAGCGATCGAATTGATTTGAGTTCCCTATTAGATCCGACACCCTACACTCCAGAACAAATTGATGCTGGAATTTTACAAAAGGTGGGTGGTTCGCTGTTCTTTATCACTGTGAACTAA